A part of Aegilops tauschii subsp. strangulata cultivar AL8/78 chromosome 2, Aet v6.0, whole genome shotgun sequence genomic DNA contains:
- the LOC123496991 gene encoding hydroquinone glucosyltransferase-like, giving the protein MAAATTGATDPSPIVQTRPASTADEPRPLPCVVLLASPGMGHLIPLAELARRLAVDHGFAATIVTLTNLSDAAADAAVLSSMPASVSTAVLPAVALDDLPPGVGFGTLMFELLRRSLPHLHALMGSVAGPGPAAALVCDFFGTAALPLAADLGVPGYVFFPNSFTLVSVMRRLAELHDGAAPGEYRDLPDTLRLPGCVPLRHAELPDGFRDRTDPVYAYLVEEARRYARADGFLVNSFEELEPAVAEAFDRDAADGAFPPVYPVGPFVRSSSSNKEADELDCLGWLDRQPAGSVVYVSFGSGGALSVGQTAELATGLETSGHRFLWVVRMPSHDGNNNALGADGSDGRQDDPLAWLPEGFLERTKSRGLAVAGWAPQVRVLAHPATAGFMSHCGWNSTLESLASGVPMITWPLYAEQKMNAAILTELTGVALRPAVSREDGFVANDEVAAAVRELMEGEKGRAVRQQARRLQEVAARARSPEGPSWRALAKVAGKWKAGLRNGD; this is encoded by the coding sequence ATGGCGGCGGCGACCACCGGTGCAACTGATCCGTCACCGATCGTGCAGACAAGGCCAGCGAGCACGGCGGATGAGCCACGGCCCCTGCCGTGCGTCGTCCTGCTAGCCAGCCCCGGGATGGGCCACCTCATCCCCCTGGCCGAGCTCGCGCGGCGGCTCGCGGTTGACCACGGCTTCGCCGCCACGATCGTCACGCTCACCAACCTCTCCGACGCGGCCGCCGACGCCGCCGTGCTCTCCTCCATGCCGGCGTCGGTCTCGACCGCCGTGCTCCCCGCCGTCGCGCTGGACGACCTCCCGCCGGGCGTCGGCTTCGGCACCCTCATGTTCGAGCTCCTCCGCCGCTCGCTCCCGCACCTCCACGCGCTCATGGGCTCGGTGGCCggccccggccccgccgccgcgctcgtgTGCGATTTCTTCGGCACCGCCGCGCTCCCTCTCGCCGCGGACCTCGGCGTCCCGGGGTacgtcttcttccccaacagctTCACCTTGGTCTCCGTCATGCGGCGCCTCGCGGAGCTCCACGACGGCGCCGCCCCCGGCGAGTACCGCGACCTCCCGGACACGCTCCGGCTCCCGGGCTGCGTGCCGCTGCGCCACGCCGAGCTGCCCGACGGGTTCCGCGACCGGACCGACCCTGTCTACGCCTACCTCGTCGAGGAGGCGCGGCGGTACGCCCGCGCCGACGGCTTCCTCGTCAACAGCTTCGAGGAGCTGGAGCCCGCCGTCGCGGAGGCGTTCGATCGGGACGCCGCGGACGGCGCGTTCCCGCCGGTGTACCCCGTGGGGCCGTTCGTCCGGTCAAGCAGCTCCAACAAAGAAGCCGACGAGCTGGACTGCCTGGGGTGGCTCGACCGGCAGCCGGCGGGGTCGGTGGTGTACGTCTCCttcggcagcggcggcgcgctGTCGGTCGGGCAGACGGCCGAGCTCGCCACTGGCCTGGAGACGAGCGGCCACCGGTTCCTCTGGGTGGTGCGCATGCCAAGCCATGACGGGAACAACAACGCCTTGGGGGCTGATGGTAGCGACGGGCGCCAGGACGACCCGCTGGCATGGCTTCCGGAGGGCTTCCTGGAGAGGACGAAGAGCAGGGGCCTCGCCGTGGCCGGGTGGGCGCCGCAGGTGCGCGTGCTGGCGCACCCGGCGACGGCGGGGTTCATGTCGCACTGCGGGTGGAACTCCACGCTGGAGAGCCTGGCCTCCGGCGTGCCGATGATCACCTGGCCGCTGTACGCCGAGCAGAAGATGAACGCGGCCATCCTGACGGAGCTGACAGGGGTGGCGCTGCGGCCTGCGGTGAGCCGAGAGGACGGCTTCGTGGCGAACGATGAGGTCGCGGCGGCCGTCAGGGAGCTCATGGAAGGGGAGAAGGGAAGGGCGGTGCGCCAGCAAGCCAGACGGCTTCAGGAGGTAGCGGCACGGGCGCGTTCGCCGGAGGGGCCGTCGTGGCGGGCGCTGGCGAAGGTCGCCGGCAAGTGGAAGGCCGGGCTTCGCAACGGGGATTGA